The following are encoded in a window of Thermoanaerobacter ethanolicus JW 200 genomic DNA:
- a CDS encoding RluA family pseudouridine synthase, whose protein sequence is MNIVDKIVLQGEKEDEGKRIDVFLAAELDYTRSYIKKLIVDGLVFVNGKTVKPSYKVKENDEVVVNIPEAEKIDVLPENIPLDILYEDDDIIVINKPQGMVVHPAPGNYSGTLVNALLYHCKNLSGINGILRPGIVHRLDKDTSGVMVVAKNDKAHISLSNQIKERSVFKKYVAIVEGVIKHEEGKIEALIGRHPVDRKKMAVIEDGRYALTLYKVLERFKENTLIEAVIKTGRTHQIRVHMAYIGHPVVGDPVYGFKKQKFKLEGQALHSRVLGFMHPTKGVYMEFEAPLPEYFVRLIEILRNR, encoded by the coding sequence ATGAACATAGTAGATAAGATAGTTTTGCAAGGAGAAAAAGAGGATGAGGGAAAGAGAATAGACGTTTTTCTTGCGGCAGAGTTAGATTACACAAGGTCTTATATTAAAAAATTGATTGTGGATGGGCTTGTTTTTGTAAATGGTAAAACGGTAAAGCCCAGTTATAAGGTAAAAGAGAATGATGAGGTTGTTGTAAATATCCCAGAGGCGGAGAAAATTGATGTACTGCCAGAAAATATACCTTTGGATATTCTTTATGAAGACGATGATATAATTGTGATAAATAAGCCACAGGGAATGGTAGTGCATCCGGCGCCGGGTAATTACAGCGGTACACTTGTTAATGCACTTCTTTACCACTGTAAAAATTTATCGGGAATTAACGGCATTTTAAGGCCGGGTATAGTTCACAGGCTTGATAAAGATACTTCTGGTGTGATGGTTGTTGCCAAAAATGATAAAGCTCACATAAGCCTTTCTAATCAAATAAAAGAGAGAAGTGTTTTTAAAAAATATGTTGCTATTGTAGAAGGAGTTATAAAACATGAAGAGGGGAAAATTGAGGCCCTTATAGGAAGGCACCCTGTTGACAGAAAAAAGATGGCTGTAATAGAGGATGGAAGATATGCTCTTACATTGTACAAAGTTTTGGAGCGTTTTAAAGAAAATACGTTGATAGAGGCGGTTATAAAGACAGGTAGGACTCATCAGATAAGAGTGCATATGGCTTATATTGGTCATCCTGTTGTAGGGGACCCAGTATATGGTTTTAAAAAGCAAAAGTTTAAGTTGGAAGGGCAGGCATTACATTCACGTGTTTTAGGATTTATGCATCCTACAAAAGGAGTTTACATGGAGTTTGAAGCTCCTCTTCCTGAGTATTTTGTAAGGTTGATTGAGATTTTAAGAAATAGATAA
- the lspA gene encoding signal peptidase II: protein MAIVIVAFVVFLDQVTKYLAVKYLMPIGSYPVIKNFFHLTYVENKGAAFGMLQNKTLFFIVITVTVGAVLIYSMIKLPGNSVYNYTLAMILGGAIGNLIDRVRLGYVVDFINFKFFPAVFNVADSFIVIGAIILGYLMIFKGKA, encoded by the coding sequence TTGGCGATAGTTATTGTAGCTTTTGTGGTTTTCCTTGACCAAGTGACAAAATATCTCGCAGTGAAATATCTTATGCCTATAGGGAGTTATCCTGTTATAAAGAATTTTTTTCATCTTACTTATGTAGAAAATAAAGGTGCGGCATTTGGTATGCTTCAGAATAAGACTCTTTTTTTTATAGTTATAACAGTAACTGTAGGGGCTGTGCTAATTTATTCTATGATTAAACTGCCAGGGAATAGTGTGTATAATTATACACTTGCTATGATTTTAGGTGGTGCTATTGGAAATCTCATTGACAGAGTGAGATTAGGGTATGTTGTAGATTTTATTAATTTTAAATTTTTCCCTGCGGTTTTTAATGTTGCAGATTCTTTTATTGTTATAGGTGCAATTATATTAGGATATTTGATGATTTTTAAAGGTAAGGCGTGA
- a CDS encoding GNAT family N-acetyltransferase: MAKFYQPILETPRLILKKISLEDAEDMFEYARDPEVTKYVSWEYHKSIEDSVKFINLLLSKYANSEPSDWGLYLKENGKLIGTCGYVFIDEKNMTGEIGYVLGKKYWNKGFMTEAVKKVIEFGFEKLNLNRIQARCKVENIPSERVMQKVGMKFEGILRETVFIKGRFWDMKMYSILKREYELNN, encoded by the coding sequence ATGGCAAAATTTTACCAACCCATTCTTGAGACTCCAAGGCTTATATTAAAGAAAATAAGTTTAGAAGATGCGGAAGACATGTTTGAATACGCAAGGGATCCAGAAGTTACAAAATATGTATCATGGGAATATCATAAAAGTATTGAGGATTCTGTAAAGTTTATTAATCTTTTGTTGTCAAAATATGCAAATAGTGAGCCTTCAGACTGGGGATTATATTTAAAAGAAAATGGCAAATTAATTGGAACATGTGGATATGTATTTATTGATGAAAAGAATATGACAGGAGAAATAGGGTATGTGCTTGGCAAAAAATACTGGAATAAAGGATTTATGACAGAGGCAGTTAAAAAAGTAATAGAGTTTGGTTTTGAAAAGTTGAATCTTAATAGAATACAGGCAAGGTGCAAGGTGGAAAATATACCTTCTGAGAGAGTAATGCAAAAAGTTGGTATGAAGTTTGAAGGGATATTGAGAGAAACAGTTTTTATAAAAGGGAGATTTTGGGATATGAAGATGTATTCTATTTTGAAAAGAGAGTATGAATTAAATAATTAG